A single Arachnia propionica DNA region contains:
- a CDS encoding dihydroorotase, giving the protein MSKLAITGVTLPDGSRTDLFVESGRLVDQRPLGATTIDADGLIALPGLVDIHTHLREPGREDAETVESGSRAAARGGFTAVFAMANTQPVTDTAENAEHVLALGAVANNCQVFPIGAITKNLAGRELAELGLMHRSRARVSVFSDDGHCVMDASLMRRAFEWVKPFDGVLAQHAQDATLAGPDACCHEGEISGRLGLPGWPPVAESVIIARDVALAEATGSRLHVCHVSTAEGVDVLRWAKERGIRVTAEATPHHLYLTTPEVVGYDTTFKVNPPLRTDEHVEAVRAALADGTIDAVATDHAPHAPQDKDHAFVDARPGMLGLEQALAVVMETMVAPGRLTWPQVAERMSHAPARIGKATGQGRPLTPGEPANLVLIDPQRRATVDRNDSASISHNNPYHGRDLPDPVEMTLWNGRVTHKR; this is encoded by the coding sequence ATGTCGAAACTCGCCATCACCGGAGTGACCCTGCCCGACGGGTCGCGAACGGACCTGTTCGTCGAATCGGGCCGCCTCGTCGATCAACGCCCCCTGGGTGCGACCACCATCGACGCGGACGGGTTGATCGCGCTGCCCGGTCTGGTGGACATCCACACCCACCTGCGTGAACCGGGACGCGAGGACGCCGAAACCGTGGAGTCGGGTTCCCGCGCGGCTGCCCGTGGCGGCTTCACCGCTGTCTTCGCGATGGCGAACACCCAGCCGGTCACGGACACCGCGGAGAACGCCGAGCACGTGCTGGCGCTGGGAGCCGTCGCCAACAACTGCCAGGTGTTCCCGATCGGCGCCATCACGAAGAACCTGGCGGGCAGGGAACTGGCGGAGCTGGGGCTGATGCACCGTTCACGGGCCCGGGTCTCGGTGTTCTCCGACGACGGGCACTGCGTGATGGACGCCAGCCTGATGAGGCGCGCCTTCGAATGGGTCAAACCGTTCGACGGGGTGCTGGCACAGCACGCCCAGGATGCGACCCTCGCCGGACCCGATGCGTGCTGCCACGAGGGTGAGATCTCGGGCCGGCTGGGGCTCCCGGGCTGGCCTCCGGTGGCGGAATCGGTGATAATCGCCCGCGATGTCGCTCTGGCGGAGGCCACCGGTTCCCGCCTGCACGTGTGCCACGTCTCGACGGCGGAGGGCGTGGACGTGCTGCGCTGGGCCAAGGAACGGGGCATCCGGGTGACCGCCGAGGCCACTCCCCACCACCTGTACCTGACCACCCCGGAGGTCGTGGGATACGACACCACCTTCAAGGTCAATCCCCCGCTGCGCACCGACGAGCACGTCGAGGCGGTGCGGGCCGCGCTGGCCGACGGCACCATTGACGCGGTGGCCACGGACCACGCACCCCACGCGCCGCAGGACAAGGACCACGCCTTCGTCGACGCCCGGCCCGGGATGCTGGGGCTGGAGCAGGCCTTGGCGGTGGTGATGGAGACCATGGTCGCGCCGGGCCGCCTGACCTGGCCGCAGGTGGCCGAGCGGATGAGCCACGCCCCGGCCCGGATCGGGAAGGCGACTGGACAGGGGCGTCCCCTGACCCCGGGTGAGCCCGCGAACCTGGTGCTGATCGACCCGCAGCGGCGGGCAACGGTGGACCGGAACGATTCCGCCTCCATCAGCCACAACAACCCGTACCACGGCCGGGATCTCCCCGACCCGGTGGAAATGACCCTGTGGAACGGCAGGGTCACCCACAAGCGCTGA
- a CDS encoding helix-turn-helix transcriptional regulator: MGETLGSFLRTRRDRTDPGSIGLDPAGSDRRVPGLRRDELARLAGVSVSYYTRIEQDQVGTASGQVLEALASVMRLDTAERIHLYNLAGAPTSSPMSRELPEVPHPRVLALFESLNEAIPAVVLGRRGDILAWNRSGHELLFGHLPFGAPSEAHRRPSVPYLFFVDPASRDLYRNWEDLARVHVAYLRLTSGRYPRDARLAELIGKLLVKSTRFAGLWAEGDVADCTVGNMLLAHPGLGHVDIDYQVWQQPESPDHRLEVYTPNDRSSREALDLLKNGRFPPRTVGTCERATP; the protein is encoded by the coding sequence ATGGGTGAGACTTTGGGCAGCTTCCTGAGGACCCGTCGGGACAGAACCGATCCCGGTTCGATCGGGTTGGATCCCGCTGGATCCGACCGCCGGGTACCGGGACTGCGTCGCGACGAACTCGCCCGCCTCGCGGGAGTCAGCGTGAGCTACTACACGCGCATCGAACAGGATCAGGTGGGGACCGCATCCGGGCAGGTGCTCGAGGCACTGGCCTCGGTCATGCGTCTGGACACCGCGGAGCGGATCCATCTGTACAACCTGGCCGGCGCTCCAACATCATCCCCAATGAGCCGTGAACTCCCGGAAGTGCCTCACCCCAGAGTGCTGGCGCTCTTCGAGTCACTTAACGAGGCCATTCCGGCCGTGGTGCTGGGACGCCGCGGAGACATCCTGGCCTGGAACCGCTCCGGGCACGAACTTCTTTTCGGGCATCTGCCCTTCGGAGCCCCGTCCGAGGCCCATCGGCGTCCCTCGGTCCCCTACTTGTTCTTCGTGGATCCGGCGAGCCGCGACCTCTATCGCAACTGGGAGGATCTCGCCCGTGTACACGTCGCCTATCTTCGGCTCACATCGGGAAGGTATCCACGTGATGCCAGATTGGCGGAACTCATCGGGAAACTCTTGGTGAAAAGCACCAGATTCGCCGGGCTCTGGGCAGAAGGAGACGTCGCTGACTGCACGGTGGGAAACATGCTCCTCGCGCACCCGGGGCTGGGACATGTCGACATCGACTACCAGGTATGGCAACAACCCGAGTCGCCCGATCACCGTCTCGAGGTCTACACCCCCAATGACCGTTCGTCCCGGGAAGCGCTCGACCTGCTCAAGAACGGGCGGTTCCCTCCCCGGACCGTGGGGACCTGTGAACGGGCCACACCCTGA